CGACCCGCTGCACGGCAAGCAGGAGGGGCGGTTCTTCCACGGGTTCTACGGCAACTACTGCTACCTGCCGCTGTACATCTTCTGCGGGGAGTTCCTGCTGTGCGCGAGGCTCAGGAAGGCGGACATCGACGGTGCTGCGGGGTCGGTCGAAGAGCTCGAGCGGATCGTGGGGCAGATCCGGCAGAGCTGGCCCGAGGTGAAGATCGTCATCCGGGCGGACTCGGGGTTCGCGAGAGAAGAGATCATGGCGTGGTGCGATGGGAACGGAGTGGGGTACGTGCTGGGGCTGGCGAGGAACGCCCGGTTGACGAGAGCGCTGGGCCGGGAGCTCGAAGAGGCGAAGAGGGAGCACGAGAGGACGGGAAAGGCTGCGCGGGTGTTCAAGGACTTCACCTACCGGACGAAGAAGAGCTGGAGCCGGGAGAGGCGTGTGGTGGGGAAGGCCGAGCACGTGTCGGGCAAGGCGAACCCCAGGTTCGTCGTGACGTCGCTGAGTGCCAGTGATGTCGACGCTCGCGCGCTGTACGAAGACGAGTACTGCGCGCGGGGGGAGATGGAGAACCGGATCAAGGAGCAGCAGCTGTACCTGTTCGCAGACCGGACGAGCGCGGCGACGATGAGGGCGAACCAAACTCGGCTGTGGTTCTCCTCGGTGGCCTACGTGCTGATGCAGGCGCTCAGAAGGGTGGGCCTCGCGGGGACGACCATGGCGAGGGCGCAGTGCGAGACGATCCGCCTCAAGCTCTTGAAGATCGGAGCGCAGGTCCGGGTGACGGTGCGGAAGGTGTGGGTGTCGCTGGCAAGCGGCTCACCGTACGCGGCCTTGTTCGCGCAGGTCTACAAGAACCTGCGAGCCGCCCCGCCGCTTCGCTGCTGACGACGAACGGCGAAGCGCACCTCAAAAGAAGAAGCCTCCTGATCATCGGGGAGAAAACTGTCCGGGTAAGGCCCGACGAACGCGCCGGAAGCTGCCCAACCCCTCGCACCGGCGCCAGAAAGCTCAAACCAAGGTCCGGGCCCGCCTCCAACGCCTCGTTACGGTCACGACAGCGCCCGCTCAGGAGGGCACGCTCGATGATCGCCCACCTGGTGAGAAATGCGGGCTAGCGCCGTCAGCGGGTGACGGCGACGGCGTTCGACGGGCAGCCGGTCGGGCTGAGCACGCGCACCATCACCTGGATCCCCGCCGGCCAGATCGCGGCGACGTCCTTCCCCACGACCTTCTTCCTCGTGACGAACCGCGTCAGCGGCGCGCTCACGAAGCCGCCGCCCGAGTCGATCTGCACGACGGCGTGATTCCGGAATCCCGTGCCCACGACCACCGCCTTGAGGATGGCGGCCTTCGTCGCCGGCGTCACCGACGTGACGACGGGAGCCAGACACGGCTGGACGTCGATCGGGATCGATCCCAGGCACGTCTGCGAGTTGGCGTCTGTCACGGTGACCGCCGCGGTGAACATCCCCGGCGCCAGGTACGAGTGGCTCGGGAGCGCCGCCGTATCCTGGCCTCCGTCCCCGAAATCCCAGGCGAAGGTGTACGGCGCCACGCCTCCGACCGCGTGCGAGTTGAACACGACCGGAAGCGGCGCCCGACCCGTCGTCGGGCTCGCCGAAACGTTGCAGGTGAGATTCTGCTGCGGGTAGGCGCAGACGGCGAAATCAACGTCGTCGGGCTGCAGGTTTCCGCAGCGGCCACTGCTCAGGAAGGCGAACATGAGTGCTTGGCCGACGGTGGAGTGGCCGGAGCCCAGGGTGTGCCCGGTCTCGTGCGCGACCGCGTCCTCCAAGTCGCAGGAGGAGAGGCAGTGGCCGGTGCCCTTGTTGATCACGATCGCCCCTTTCGTGATCTTCAGGAAAGGGATGCTCGTGGGACCGTTCGGGTCGGTGGAGCAGACGATGCTCGCGCCGCCGAGGCTTGTGGCGGCGTAGCCCCCGATGGCGAGCGTTCCCGTACAATTACTCAGATTGAGGGGCGACATGTCACCGCAGGGATCGTTGAATTGAATCTGGTTGACGAGCTGGTTGAAGCACTTGGAGCCGATGGTGCTGTCCGTACCGCCATACGAGAGCATCACCTGCGCGCCGGGAGCCCCGTTCCAGTCCTCGACTCCCGCGGCGACCTGGGCGTGGCATCCGGTGGGGCAGTGGTTCGGGTCTGCGTCTCCGGTAGCGTTGTCCTTGTACACGACGGGCGTGCCCGTGTCGAACTGGTTCCACCGCGCCGCCGCCGGATTGTTCGGATCGATGAACAAGGAGAAATCGATGCGCGCGCCGGCATCGGTCTGACGGGCATCCAGAACGTAGGTGGTGGAGGAAGCCGGGCCGGTGGCGAGCGCGCCGACGAATCTCTCGAACCCCACGGCGTCACGGTCGGGGTCGATCGCGGCTCCCAGGACCGTGGCTTCACCCAGGCCGTCACGACGGAGGAATCTCGATCCGTCGGGAGCGAGCCCGACGTGAAACTTTCCCAGCGCGAAATCGGTCAATCGGTACGCGCCGCCCGGCAGGCGATCGAGCAAGAGCAGCACCTCCTCGTGCGGGGCCAGCGACCCGATGCCCGGGACGACATCCACGCGATCCCCGACTCGTCCCCCCGGCTGGCGCACGACGATCGTCGACGCGACGCGGGAGCCCTTGAGGACGCGCGCGACCGTCACCGTCGCGTCGGTATGGATGGCTCCCTCGCGGTCCATGGAGCTCTCGACCTTCTCCACGACTCCGCGGACGACGACCGCGGCTTTTCTGACGAGATCGCCGTCCTGGGGAATGCGATAGGTGGCGGCCGCGGCGGGTCGCGCCGCGATCGCGAGAACGAGCCAGACGATGACGTGGAGAAGGGGACCGCGCCGCGATCTCGTCGAGCTCATCGACATGGATTGTGACCTCGAGAGAAGGCGCGCGCAACCGCGCGCTGCGCCCGGGATGGCGCGCATCGGTGCGAGAGCCGGAATTCGCAGAAAGAAGAGAAAACCCCGGGAGTTGGGCCCGATGGCTGCCCGGCGGCTACGGTGTCCGCTCTCCCGGGGTCGGTGGCGCTGGAAGTCGCGAGTGCGGCGGCTCCCCGAACGCCTGCTCGGAGCTCCGTCCGCTAGGACGTCGCCACCTCACTCACCGTACACTGGCCATCTAACACTGGACCACCTCCTTTCCCGGCGCGGGGCACATCAGGACGGGTCCAGTCCCGTCCCGGAACCCGCACGGCCTGGCCGCCGATGCCATGGCCCGCGAGACGCCGCGGCGTGGGCCGCGACTGGAGGAGGAGTGTCGCCTCCCCGGACCCCATAAATACCACCGGAACGTCGATCGCGCCACAGGAGGATTGAGCGGGCGCTCAGAGAATGTCGCTGATGAACGGCGCGCGGCTTCTGAAGGTGTAGATCTGGGCGGGGCGGTGAGGCCCCCGACGCTTGCCGGCGAGGGGCTTGAGAAGGCCGAGCGAGAGCACCTTCTTTCGAAAGTTTCTCCGGTCGATCGGCCTGTCGAGGATCACCTCGTACACCTCCTGCAGCTCCGCGAGCGTGAACGACTCGGGAAGCAGGCTCCACGCGATGTTGGTGTACGCGAGCTTCGAGCGCAGGCGCTCCTTGGCCGTCTCCGCCACGAGCCGGTGATCGTAGGCGAGAGGAGGGAGTTTCCCGATCGGGAACCAGCCGATGCCCGCGTACTTGGCTCCGGTCCGGAGCCGCGTCGCCTCGTGCGGGACGAGGGCGAAGTACGCGACGGAGACGACCCGGTGGATCGGATTTCGATCGACGTCGCCGAAGGTGTAGAGCTGCTCCAGGAAGATGTCGGTGACGCCGGCCTTCTCCTCGAGCTCGCGCCGCGCCGCCTCCTCGACGGATTCGCCGAGCGCGACGAGGCCTCCCGGAAACGCCCACTGGCCCGCGGCCGGGCCGGTCTTGACCTTCACCAGGAGGGCGCGCAGCTCCCGCCCCTCGATCGTGAGAACGACGACGTCGACGGCGACCCAGGGATGGACCTGCGGGGTCTCCTCCGGGAGGGGGCGGGCGGGACGGGGTCGGCGGTGGGAATGCTTCGGCCTCAAGGTCCTGACCGCTCCCGCGCGATCAGGCGCCGAGCTCGAACATGCGGCGGAGCGCCCTCTCCGCGCCGAGCCGCACGCCCTCGTCGAGGTCGATCTCGTGGGTCATCGTCTCGAGGGACTCGAGCGTGCCGTCGAGGGTGATCATCTTCATGAACGCGCACAGCTTGCACGCCTTCAGGAACTGCTTGTCGGGCACCTCCATGAGCAGGCGATCGGAGAGCCCGCACTCGGTGACGACGAGGAACTGCGTGGCCTTCGACTCGCGCGCGTGGCGCGCCATGCCGCTGGTGCTCAGGACCGCGTCGGCCATCGCCAGCACGTCGGTGCGGCACTCCGGGTGGGCGAGGATCTCGATCCCCGGCGCGCGCTCCCGGATGGCGGAGATCTGTTCCGGCGTGATCTGGTGGTGGACGTAACAGGCGCCGTCCCACGACAGGATCGTCTTCGACGTCTGCCGCTGGACGTAGGCGGCGAGATTCTGATCGGGAACGAAGAGGATGTGCCGGGACGGGATGGCCTCCACGATGCGGACGGCGTTGGCCGACGTGCAGCAGACGTCCGATTCCGCCTTCACCGCGGCGGTCGTGTTCACGTAGGTGACGACGGCCAGATCCGGGTAGATGGCCAGGAGATCGGCCTTGCGGGCCGCGAGCGCCTCGGCCGTGACGCTCTCCGCGAGCGTGCACCCGGCGTTGCGATCTGGGAGAAGGACGGTGCGCGTGGGGTTGAGTATCTTGGCGGTCTCGGCCATGAACGCGACGCCGCAGAAGACGATGACGTCGGCGCGGGCGGACGCCGCCCGCTGCGCGAGCTCGAGGGAGTCCCCCACGAAGTCCGCGACCTCGAAGATCTCCGGACGCTGGTAATTGTGCGCGAGGACGACGGCCCGCCGGGTCGCCTTCAGCTCCCGGATGCGACGGATCGTCCCCGCGTACGCCTCGCACGCGTCGAGGCTGTAGTGGTCGGGGTCGTTCAGCGGCTGGAATCGCCGCGTGAGCGACCGGGCGTCGATGA
This window of the Acidobacteriota bacterium genome carries:
- a CDS encoding NUDIX hydrolase, with the translated sequence MRPKHSHRRPRPARPLPEETPQVHPWVAVDVVVLTIEGRELRALLVKVKTGPAAGQWAFPGGLVALGESVEEAARRELEEKAGVTDIFLEQLYTFGDVDRNPIHRVVSVAYFALVPHEATRLRTGAKYAGIGWFPIGKLPPLAYDHRLVAETAKERLRSKLAYTNIAWSLLPESFTLAELQEVYEVILDRPIDRRNFRKKVLSLGLLKPLAGKRRGPHRPAQIYTFRSRAPFISDIL
- the nadA gene encoding quinolinate synthase NadA, translating into MNDPDHYSLDACEAYAGTIRRIRELKATRRAVVLAHNYQRPEIFEVADFVGDSLELAQRAASARADVIVFCGVAFMAETAKILNPTRTVLLPDRNAGCTLAESVTAEALAARKADLLAIYPDLAVVTYVNTTAAVKAESDVCCTSANAVRIVEAIPSRHILFVPDQNLAAYVQRQTSKTILSWDGACYVHHQITPEQISAIRERAPGIEILAHPECRTDVLAMADAVLSTSGMARHARESKATQFLVVTECGLSDRLLMEVPDKQFLKACKLCAFMKMITLDGTLESLETMTHEIDLDEGVRLGAERALRRMFELGA
- a CDS encoding PKD domain-containing protein is translated as MSSTRSRRGPLLHVIVWLVLAIAARPAAAATYRIPQDGDLVRKAAVVVRGVVEKVESSMDREGAIHTDATVTVARVLKGSRVASTIVVRQPGGRVGDRVDVVPGIGSLAPHEEVLLLLDRLPGGAYRLTDFALGKFHVGLAPDGSRFLRRDGLGEATVLGAAIDPDRDAVGFERFVGALATGPASSTTYVLDARQTDAGARIDFSLFIDPNNPAAARWNQFDTGTPVVYKDNATGDADPNHCPTGCHAQVAAGVEDWNGAPGAQVMLSYGGTDSTIGSKCFNQLVNQIQFNDPCGDMSPLNLSNCTGTLAIGGYAATSLGGASIVCSTDPNGPTSIPFLKITKGAIVINKGTGHCLSSCDLEDAVAHETGHTLGSGHSTVGQALMFAFLSSGRCGNLQPDDVDFAVCAYPQQNLTCNVSASPTTGRAPLPVVFNSHAVGGVAPYTFAWDFGDGGQDTAALPSHSYLAPGMFTAAVTVTDANSQTCLGSIPIDVQPCLAPVVTSVTPATKAAILKAVVVGTGFRNHAVVQIDSGGGFVSAPLTRFVTRKKVVGKDVAAIWPAGIQVMVRVLSPTGCPSNAVAVTR
- a CDS encoding IS1380 family transposase, producing MQTECTQSSFPFHPLNRREVVARFDGGMITSDGGGLLLREVESLTGILEQFAGCFTDHRDPTLIEHTVKELVSQRVYALALGYEDLNDHDDLRGDPLLATLVGKSDPNGEKRVRERDCGKALAGKSTLNRLELTKAQAGPAERYKKVVVDGDAVERLFVGQFIQAHAQAPERIVLDLDATDDPLHGKQEGRFFHGFYGNYCYLPLYIFCGEFLLCARLRKADIDGAAGSVEELERIVGQIRQSWPEVKIVIRADSGFAREEIMAWCDGNGVGYVLGLARNARLTRALGRELEEAKREHERTGKAARVFKDFTYRTKKSWSRERRVVGKAEHVSGKANPRFVVTSLSASDVDARALYEDEYCARGEMENRIKEQQLYLFADRTSAATMRANQTRLWFSSVAYVLMQALRRVGLAGTTMARAQCETIRLKLLKIGAQVRVTVRKVWVSLASGSPYAALFAQVYKNLRAAPPLRC